One region of Kwoniella pini CBS 10737 chromosome 6, complete sequence genomic DNA includes:
- a CDS encoding glutamine-fructose-6-phosphate transaminase (isomerizing): MCGIFGYCSFLVEKDRKYVCDVLINGLARQEYRGYDSAGIGVDGDTPTSPMILFKTVGKVASLRDKIAEAAATPSPADDPQNEPHKVDMNKVFLSQTSMAHTRWATHGVPSNTNCHPHVSNALTEFSLVHNGIITNYKELKLVLLKRGYTFHTDTDTEAVAVLCKYVWDSQPHKRLNFTELIKTVVKELEGSFAFVFKSTHFPDEIVAARRGSPLLIGVKTDRKLKVDFVDVELPNEERVDGVDAAGLLAVPNTVADGHSTAGPKLRRSQSRAFLSEDGMPQPIEFFVASDASAVIEHTKRVLYLEDDDIAHIAEGELHIHRLRRDDTISSVRAIEHLEIELAEIMKGQYDHFMQKEIYEQPESVVNTMRGRVNFDTRQVLLGGLKAYLPVIRRGRRLLFVACGTSYHSCIAVRGVFEELTDIPVAVELASDFLDRRTPVFRDDVAIFVSQSGETADTILAMRYCLERGALCLGVVNTVGSTLSRETHAGIHINAGPEIGVASTKAYTSQYVALVMMAVQLSDDSIIKTARRQQIIDGLHDIPAQIRKVLAMDKALQEMAKTMLAKEKSLLIMGRGYQYATCLEGALKIKEVSYMHSEGILAGELKHGPLALVDEHLPVIFIMTRDSLYPKVQSALAQVTARKGRPIIICNEDDETVSDAAKCIRVPQTVDCLQGLINVIPLQLLSYHLAIMNGVDVDFPRNLAKSVTTE; encoded by the exons ATGTGTG GAATTTTCGGTTACTGTTCTTTCCTAGTCGAAAAAGATAGAAAATACGTCTGTGATGTATTAATCAATGGTCTAGCACGACAGGAGTACAGGGGTTATGATTCTGCTG GTATCGGAGTGGATGGAGACACCCCTACTTCCCCCATGATCCTCTTCAAAACAGTCGGAAAAGTTGCTTCCCTCAGAGACAAAATAGCCGAAGCTGCCGCTACACCTTCTCCCGCCGATGACCCCCAAAATGAACCTCATAAAGTCGATATGAACAAGGTATTCTTGAGTCAAACCTCCATGGCTCACACCAGATGGGCAACCCACGGTGTACCTTCAAACACTAATTGTCACCCTCATGTCTCCAATGCCCTCACCGAGTTCAGTTTAGTACACA ATGGTATCATCACCAATT ACAAGGAACTCAAGCTTGTTCTCCTAAAGCGAGGATACACCTTCCACACCGACACCGATACTGAAGCGGTCGCTGTTCTATGTAAATACGTTTGGGACAGTCAACCTCACAAGAGATTGAACTTTACCGAGCTTATAAAGACTGTAGTCAAGGAACTT GAAGGTTCCTTCGCATTTGTGTTCAAATCCACCCACTTCCCTGACGAGATTGTCGCCGCTAGACGAGGATCTCCTTTACTTATCGGAGTCAAGACAGACAGGAAGTTGAAGGTTGACTTCGTAGATGTCGAATTGCCTAACGAGGAGCGTG TTGATGGAGTTGACGCTGCGGGACTCCTTGCCGTACCCAATACGGTGGCTGATGGACACAGCACTGCTGGTCCTAAACTCCGAAGGTCCCAATCACGAGCTTTCCTCTCTGAGGACGGCATGCCCCAACCTATCGAATTCTTTGTCGCTTCGGATGCTAGTGCCGTTATCGAACACACTAAAAGGGTTTTATACCTTGAAGACGATGACATTGCGCATATCGCTGAAGGAG AGCTTCACATCCACCGATTACGAAGAGATGACACGATCTCTTCGGTACGAGCTATCGAGCACCTCGAAATCGAGCTTGCTGAGATCATGAAAGGACAATACGACCACTTTATGCAGAAGGAGATCTATGAGCAACCAGAATCCGTCGTCAACACCATGCGAGGAAGAGTCAATTTCGATACAAGACAAGTTCTCTTGGGTGGTCTCAAGGCGTACCTCCCAGTTATCAGGCGTGGACGAAGATTGCTTTTCGTAGCATGTGGTACTTCCTATCACTCGTGTATCGCCGTTCGGGGTGTTTTCGAGGAATTGACCGATATACCCGTAGCAGTTGAATTAGCATCTGATTTCCTCGACCGAAGAACACCTGTCTTCAGAGACGACGTAGCTATCTTCGTGTCCCAATCTGGTGAAACTGCCGACACTATCTTGGCCATGAGATACTGCTTAGAAAGAGGAGCTTTATGTTTGGGTGTGGTGAACACCGTAGGATCGACCCTTTCCCGAGAAACCCACGCTGGTATTCACATCAATGCTGGACCTGAAATTGGTGTTGCTTCCACCAAAGCTTACACTTCGCAATATGTTGCACTGGTCATGATGGCTGTTCAACTCTCCGACGACTCGATCATCAAGACTGCTCGACGACAACAGATCATTGACGGTCTTCACGATATCCCCGCCCAAATCCGAAAAGTCTTGGCTATGGATAAGGCCTTACAAGAAATGGCCAAGACAATGCTGGCGAAGGAAAAGAGTTTGTTGATCATGGGTAGAGGTTACCAAT ACGCAACCTGTCTGGAAGGTGCCTTGAAGATCAAGGAAGTTTCATACATGCACTCTGAAGGTATCTTAGCTGGAGAGTTGAAACACGGTCCCCTTGCTTTGGTCGACGAACACCTTCC CGTAATCTTCATAATGACTCGAGATTCGCTCTATCCTAAAGTTCAATCTGCCTTGGCTCAAGTTACGGCGAGAAAGGGGCGACCTA TTATTATCTGTAACGAGGATGACGAGACTGTTTCGGACGCTGCTAAATGTATCAGAGTACCTCAAACCGTTGACTGTTTGCAAGGCTTAATCAACGTCATTCCTCTTCAACTGCTATCTTACC ACTTGGCAATCATGAACGGTGTAGATGTTGACTTCCCTAGAAACTTGGCTAAATCAGTAACAACCGAGTAG